From one Thamnophis elegans isolate rThaEle1 chromosome 9, rThaEle1.pri, whole genome shotgun sequence genomic stretch:
- the SEC24B gene encoding protein transport protein Sec24B isoform X1, which yields MQFSPGYGSHPQNYKAPSGNFSQVPSKAIPSQLENYYGADYYSPQCSVPAQNANISSVTPKMLNSQGSQHLYNRAPHNAEPPGLFQGTVPSASQLHTSISQSYSSFTGPYNNSVLHSASSSVPSQGFVASSSHYPMPPVSSAAYPNIVYPPMSTDNPYGQMPSIQPVMAHGHLNAADAYCNQTRAPPTGQPRVPLGYTSASWSAPEVQLAQGNHGSFTGSLPEANNTMSTGSPHYINQNIQSVKPNQGVASAAASSVKTSIVEKTEKPITSSCLTQSSDSFLHKGMQYGGFVNNQASSSATPLSSSSDDEEEEDEDEEAAIDSSSTTSSASPVLNNYDTLEGDGYPETCSAASSPPPISSVPQMSKVSKSFGCGYPPLQPGYQNVTPSLPSPAMQPNNSGYNSGFSQYPQVYPTMNQLSASLGGLGIQQPESLRPLNLIQERNILPIAPVSPPLPNLNSDLKKLNCSPDSFRCTLTNIPQTQALLNKAKLPLGLLLHPFRDLTQLPVITSSSIVRCRSCRTYINPFVSFIDQRRWKCNLCYRVNDVPEEFMYNPLTRSYGEPHKRPEVQNSTVEFIASSDYMLRPPQPAVYLFVFDVSHNAIEAGYLEVVCQSLLENLDKLPGDTRTKIGFITFDSTVQFYNLQEGLSQPQMLIVSEIDDIFLPMPDSLLVNLHESKELIKDLLNALPSMFIYTRETHSALGPALQAAFKLMSPTGGRVSVFQTQLPSVGTGYLHSREDPNQRSSTKIVQHLGPATDFYKKLALDCSGQQTAVDLFLLSSQYSDLASLACISKYSAGCVYYYPSFHHIHNPVQTEKLQKDLQRYFTRKIGFEAVMRIRCTKGLSIHTFHGNFFVRSTDLLSLANVNPDAGFAVQMSIEENLTDTSLVCFQTALLYTSSKGERRIRVHTLCLPVVTSLMDVYAGADVQAIICLLANMAVDRSVSSSLSDARDALANAVVDSLSAYMSTASNLQQSALIAPYSLRLFPLYILALFKQKAFRTGTSTRLDDRIYAMCQIKSQPLVHLMKIIYPNLYRIDKLTDEGAIHVNDKVVPQPPLQRLSAEKLTREGAFLMDCGLILYIWLGRSCDNNFIKDVLGYPNYLSVPPKLTQLPELDNVSSERTRSFITWLKDSKSLNPVLQVIKDESPVKTDFLQQLIEDKTEAAFSYYEFLLHIQQQICK from the exons ATGCAGTTCTCCCCTGGATATGGATCACATCCTCAAAACTATAAAGCTCCCTCAGGAAACTTCTCACAAGTGCCCAGTAAAGCGATTCCTTCACAGCTAGAAAACTATTATGGTGCAGATTATTATTCTCCCCAATGTTCTGTACCAGCACAAAATGCTAATATCTCGTCTGTGACACCGAAGATGTTAAATTCACAGGGATCACAACACTTGTACAATAGAGCACCTCATAATGCAGAACCACCAGGACTTTTCCAAGGAACAGTACCTTCTGCATCCCAGTTGCATACCAGCATTTCACAGTCCTATTCTTCATTTACTGGTCCCTACAACAATTCCGTCTTGCATTCTGCCAGCTCTTCTGTTCCATCTCAGGGATTTGTTGCTTCCTCTAGTCATTATCCCATGCCTCCTGTGTCTAGTGCTGCATACCCTAATATTGTATATCCTCCCATGTCCACTGACAATCCATATGGGCAGATGCCTAGTATCCAGCCTGTGATGGCACATGGGCATTTGAATGCAGCAGATGCTTATTGTAATCAAACTAGAGCCCCACCTACAGGACAACCCAGAGTTCCTTTGGGCTACACTTCTGCATCATGGAGTGCTCCAGAGGTCCAGTTGGCTCAGGGGAATCATGGCAGCTTTACAGGATCTCTTCCTGAAGCAAACAACACAATGAGTACAG GGTCACCACATTATATAAATCAGAATATCCAGTCAGTAAAACCTAACCAAGGAGTGGCTTCAGCTGCAGCTTCTTCAGTTAAAACATCTATTGTAGAGAAGACAGAAAAGCCCATCACTTCATCTTGTCTTACACAGTCATCAGATTCCTTTCTTCATAAAG GCATGCAGTATGGTGGATTTGTTAATAATCAAGCTAGCTCTTCAGCAACTCCCTTGTCATCAAGTTCagatgatgaggaagaggaggatgaggatgaggaagCAG CTATTGACAGCTCTTCCACTACTAGCAGTGCATCTCCTGTTCTCAACAATTACGACACCCTTGAAGGTGATGGCTATCCAG aAACATGTTCTGCGGCAAGTAGCCCACCTCCTATTTCCTCTGTTCCTCAGATGTCTAAAGTCTCCAAGTCATTTGGTTGTGGGTATCCTCCTCTTCAGCCAGGATACCAGAATGTGACACCATCTTTGCCATCTCCTGCCATGCAACCAAATAACTCTGGATATAATTCTGGATTTTCGCAGTATCCACAG GTATATCCCACCATGAATCAACTATCAGCCAGTTTGGGAGGACTCGGGATACAGCAGCCAGAAAGTCTGAGACCATTAAATCTTATTCAAGAAAGAAATATTCTACCTATTGCTCCAGTTTCACCTCCTTTGCCTAATCTGAACTCTGATCTGAAAAAATTGAACTGCAGCCCAGA CTCGTTTCGATGCACTTTGACAAATATTCCTCAGACTCAGGCACTTTTAAACAAAGCAAAACTTCCCTTGGGATTGCTTCTACATCCTTTCAGAGATCTAACG caaTTGCCTGTGATAACATCAAGCAGCATTGTGAGGTGTAGATCATGCAGAACCTACATTAATCCTTTTGTGTCTTTTATTGACCAAAGGAGATGGAAATGTAATCTGTGCTACAGAGTTAATGATG ttcCTGAAGAATTTATGTACAATCCTCTAACAAGATCATATGGAGAGCCTCATAAGCGTCCAGAGGTCCAAAATTCTACCGTGGAGTTCATTGCTTCTTCAGACTACATG CTTCGTCCTCCGCAACCTGCAGTATATTTATTTGTGTTTGATGTGTCCCATAATGCAATAGAAGCTGGATACTTAGAAGTTGTGTGTCAGTCTTTGCTGGAAAACTTAGACAA GTTGCCTGGAGATACAAGAACAAAAATTGGCTTCATAACATTTGATAGCACTGTTCAGTTCTACAATTTGCAGGAAGGATTATCACAGCCTCAGATGCTCATTGTTTCAGAAATTGATG ATATTTTCCTGCCTATGCCTGATAGTCTACTTGTCAATCTGCATGAAAGTAAAGAG CTAATTAAAGACTTGCTGAATGCACTACCAAGTATGTTTATCTACACAAGGGAAACACACAGTGCATTAGGCCCAGCTCTTCAAGCTGCCTTTAAACTGATGTCTCCAACTGGTGGGCGTGTATCTGTGTTTCAAACACAGTTACCTTCTGTGGGCACAGGATACCTACACTCTCGGGAAGATCCTAATCAAAGATCAAGCACCAAG ATTGTTCAACATCTTGGACCTGCAACAGATTTTTATAAAAAATTGGCACTTGATTGTTCAGGACAGCAGACAGCTGTGGATTTGTTCCTCTTAAGTTCACAGTATTCTGATTTGGCCTCTCTCG CTTGCATTTCCAAATATTCTGCTGGATGTGTCTATTATTATCCATCTTTTCATCATATCCACAACCCTGTTCAAACAGAAAAACTGCAAAAAGATCTTCAAAGATACTTTACACGAAAGATTGGATTTGAAGCTGTAATGCGAATAAGATGTACAAAAG GGCTTTCCATTCACACTTTTCATGGTAACTTTTTTGTGCGATCTACTGATTTGTTGTCACTTGCAAATGTAAATCCTGATGCTGGATTTGCAGTGCAGATGTCCATTGAAGAAAATCTCACAGATACATCACTAGTTTGTTTTCAAACAGCACTTTTGTATACTTCCAGCAAAG GTGAACGGAGAATTAGGGTGCATACACTTTGTTTGCCTGTAGTGACTTCCTTGATGGATGTTTATGCTGGAGCAGATGTACAAGCAATTATATGCCTCCTAGCTAATATGG CTGTGGATCGATCTGTTTCATCAAGTTTGTCAGATGCTAGAGATGCTTTAGCCAATGCAGTCGTAGATTCGCTGTCTGCATATATGTCAACAGCATCAAACCTCCAACAATCCGCTTTGATCGCTCCATATTCTCTCAGGCTGTTCCCTCTGTATATTTTGGCTCTTTTTAAACAG aaagctTTTAGAACAGGCACAAGTACACGTCTGGATGATCGCATATATGCTATGTGCCAAATAAAAAGTCAGCCTCTGGTTCATTTGATGAAGATAATCTACCCCAATTTATATAGGATAGACAAGCTTACTGATGAG GGTGCAATACATGTCAACGACAAAGTTGTACCCCAGCCCCCTCTTCAGCGATTGTCTGCTGAGAAATTGACACGGGAAGGAGCTTTTCTTATGGATTGTGGCTTG ATCCTCTACATTTGGCTTGGAAGAAGTTGTGATAATAACTTCATTAAAGATGTGCTTGGGTATCCAAATTATTTGTCAGTACCCCCAAAACTG ACACAGCTTCCAGAATTAGATAATGTTTCTTCAGAGCGAACCAGGTCCTTTATAACTTGGCTGAAGGATAGTAAATCTTTAAACCCAGTACTTCAAGTAATTAA GGATGAAAGCCCAGTGAAGACAGACTTTCTTCAGCAATTAATTGAAGACAAGACAGAGGCTGCATTTTCTTACTATGAATTTTTGCTTCACATTCAACAACAAATTTGTAAGTGA
- the SEC24B gene encoding protein transport protein Sec24B isoform X2, giving the protein MPSIQPVMAHGHLNAADAYCNQTRAPPTGQPRVPLGYTSASWSAPEVQLAQGNHGSFTGSLPEANNTMSTGSPHYINQNIQSVKPNQGVASAAASSVKTSIVEKTEKPITSSCLTQSSDSFLHKAIDSSSTTSSASPVLNNYDTLEGDGYPETCSAASSPPPISSVPQMSKVSKSFGCGYPPLQPGYQNVTPSLPSPAMQPNNSGYNSGFSQYPQVYPTMNQLSASLGGLGIQQPESLRPLNLIQERNILPIAPVSPPLPNLNSDLKKLNCSPDSFRCTLTNIPQTQALLNKAKLPLGLLLHPFRDLTQLPVITSSSIVRCRSCRTYINPFVSFIDQRRWKCNLCYRVNDVPEEFMYNPLTRSYGEPHKRPEVQNSTVEFIASSDYMLRPPQPAVYLFVFDVSHNAIEAGYLEVVCQSLLENLDKLPGDTRTKIGFITFDSTVQFYNLQEGLSQPQMLIVSEIDDIFLPMPDSLLVNLHESKELIKDLLNALPSMFIYTRETHSALGPALQAAFKLMSPTGGRVSVFQTQLPSVGTGYLHSREDPNQRSSTKIVQHLGPATDFYKKLALDCSGQQTAVDLFLLSSQYSDLASLACISKYSAGCVYYYPSFHHIHNPVQTEKLQKDLQRYFTRKIGFEAVMRIRCTKGLSIHTFHGNFFVRSTDLLSLANVNPDAGFAVQMSIEENLTDTSLVCFQTALLYTSSKGERRIRVHTLCLPVVTSLMDVYAGADVQAIICLLANMAVDRSVSSSLSDARDALANAVVDSLSAYMSTASNLQQSALIAPYSLRLFPLYILALFKQKAFRTGTSTRLDDRIYAMCQIKSQPLVHLMKIIYPNLYRIDKLTDEGAIHVNDKVVPQPPLQRLSAEKLTREGAFLMDCGLILYIWLGRSCDNNFIKDVLGYPNYLSVPPKLTQLPELDNVSSERTRSFITWLKDSKSLNPVLQVIKDESPVKTDFLQQLIEDKTEAAFSYYEFLLHIQQQICK; this is encoded by the exons ATGCCTAGTATCCAGCCTGTGATGGCACATGGGCATTTGAATGCAGCAGATGCTTATTGTAATCAAACTAGAGCCCCACCTACAGGACAACCCAGAGTTCCTTTGGGCTACACTTCTGCATCATGGAGTGCTCCAGAGGTCCAGTTGGCTCAGGGGAATCATGGCAGCTTTACAGGATCTCTTCCTGAAGCAAACAACACAATGAGTACAG GGTCACCACATTATATAAATCAGAATATCCAGTCAGTAAAACCTAACCAAGGAGTGGCTTCAGCTGCAGCTTCTTCAGTTAAAACATCTATTGTAGAGAAGACAGAAAAGCCCATCACTTCATCTTGTCTTACACAGTCATCAGATTCCTTTCTTCATAAAG CTATTGACAGCTCTTCCACTACTAGCAGTGCATCTCCTGTTCTCAACAATTACGACACCCTTGAAGGTGATGGCTATCCAG aAACATGTTCTGCGGCAAGTAGCCCACCTCCTATTTCCTCTGTTCCTCAGATGTCTAAAGTCTCCAAGTCATTTGGTTGTGGGTATCCTCCTCTTCAGCCAGGATACCAGAATGTGACACCATCTTTGCCATCTCCTGCCATGCAACCAAATAACTCTGGATATAATTCTGGATTTTCGCAGTATCCACAG GTATATCCCACCATGAATCAACTATCAGCCAGTTTGGGAGGACTCGGGATACAGCAGCCAGAAAGTCTGAGACCATTAAATCTTATTCAAGAAAGAAATATTCTACCTATTGCTCCAGTTTCACCTCCTTTGCCTAATCTGAACTCTGATCTGAAAAAATTGAACTGCAGCCCAGA CTCGTTTCGATGCACTTTGACAAATATTCCTCAGACTCAGGCACTTTTAAACAAAGCAAAACTTCCCTTGGGATTGCTTCTACATCCTTTCAGAGATCTAACG caaTTGCCTGTGATAACATCAAGCAGCATTGTGAGGTGTAGATCATGCAGAACCTACATTAATCCTTTTGTGTCTTTTATTGACCAAAGGAGATGGAAATGTAATCTGTGCTACAGAGTTAATGATG ttcCTGAAGAATTTATGTACAATCCTCTAACAAGATCATATGGAGAGCCTCATAAGCGTCCAGAGGTCCAAAATTCTACCGTGGAGTTCATTGCTTCTTCAGACTACATG CTTCGTCCTCCGCAACCTGCAGTATATTTATTTGTGTTTGATGTGTCCCATAATGCAATAGAAGCTGGATACTTAGAAGTTGTGTGTCAGTCTTTGCTGGAAAACTTAGACAA GTTGCCTGGAGATACAAGAACAAAAATTGGCTTCATAACATTTGATAGCACTGTTCAGTTCTACAATTTGCAGGAAGGATTATCACAGCCTCAGATGCTCATTGTTTCAGAAATTGATG ATATTTTCCTGCCTATGCCTGATAGTCTACTTGTCAATCTGCATGAAAGTAAAGAG CTAATTAAAGACTTGCTGAATGCACTACCAAGTATGTTTATCTACACAAGGGAAACACACAGTGCATTAGGCCCAGCTCTTCAAGCTGCCTTTAAACTGATGTCTCCAACTGGTGGGCGTGTATCTGTGTTTCAAACACAGTTACCTTCTGTGGGCACAGGATACCTACACTCTCGGGAAGATCCTAATCAAAGATCAAGCACCAAG ATTGTTCAACATCTTGGACCTGCAACAGATTTTTATAAAAAATTGGCACTTGATTGTTCAGGACAGCAGACAGCTGTGGATTTGTTCCTCTTAAGTTCACAGTATTCTGATTTGGCCTCTCTCG CTTGCATTTCCAAATATTCTGCTGGATGTGTCTATTATTATCCATCTTTTCATCATATCCACAACCCTGTTCAAACAGAAAAACTGCAAAAAGATCTTCAAAGATACTTTACACGAAAGATTGGATTTGAAGCTGTAATGCGAATAAGATGTACAAAAG GGCTTTCCATTCACACTTTTCATGGTAACTTTTTTGTGCGATCTACTGATTTGTTGTCACTTGCAAATGTAAATCCTGATGCTGGATTTGCAGTGCAGATGTCCATTGAAGAAAATCTCACAGATACATCACTAGTTTGTTTTCAAACAGCACTTTTGTATACTTCCAGCAAAG GTGAACGGAGAATTAGGGTGCATACACTTTGTTTGCCTGTAGTGACTTCCTTGATGGATGTTTATGCTGGAGCAGATGTACAAGCAATTATATGCCTCCTAGCTAATATGG CTGTGGATCGATCTGTTTCATCAAGTTTGTCAGATGCTAGAGATGCTTTAGCCAATGCAGTCGTAGATTCGCTGTCTGCATATATGTCAACAGCATCAAACCTCCAACAATCCGCTTTGATCGCTCCATATTCTCTCAGGCTGTTCCCTCTGTATATTTTGGCTCTTTTTAAACAG aaagctTTTAGAACAGGCACAAGTACACGTCTGGATGATCGCATATATGCTATGTGCCAAATAAAAAGTCAGCCTCTGGTTCATTTGATGAAGATAATCTACCCCAATTTATATAGGATAGACAAGCTTACTGATGAG GGTGCAATACATGTCAACGACAAAGTTGTACCCCAGCCCCCTCTTCAGCGATTGTCTGCTGAGAAATTGACACGGGAAGGAGCTTTTCTTATGGATTGTGGCTTG ATCCTCTACATTTGGCTTGGAAGAAGTTGTGATAATAACTTCATTAAAGATGTGCTTGGGTATCCAAATTATTTGTCAGTACCCCCAAAACTG ACACAGCTTCCAGAATTAGATAATGTTTCTTCAGAGCGAACCAGGTCCTTTATAACTTGGCTGAAGGATAGTAAATCTTTAAACCCAGTACTTCAAGTAATTAA GGATGAAAGCCCAGTGAAGACAGACTTTCTTCAGCAATTAATTGAAGACAAGACAGAGGCTGCATTTTCTTACTATGAATTTTTGCTTCACATTCAACAACAAATTTGTAAGTGA